The nucleotide sequence GTTCTTTTATTTTGCCGGGAACTCTTTTCTTACCTAATTCGGGGGTTATAAATACCGTCCTTGGTCTTTGCATAGGAGGCCTTTTTGTTATAGTAATACAAAAGTCTTATCAGGTTATGCTTAGCAATCATGTAGGCGAGGGCGGTGAATTTTCCTATACCTTGACAAATATGGGAAAGCTGCACGGTTTTGTTGTAGGCTGGTCATTGAGTCTTTGTTATTTGAGCATGATTCCTTTAAATGCAACAGCTTACGTTCTTATATTGCGTAAGATTTTCGGTAAAGTGATGCTATGGGGCTATATGTATGATTTCGGTCCGACAAGTGTCTACCTTGCCGATATTCTTATAGCCTCAGTTCCCATTATAGTTTTCACTCTAATCAATTTAAGAGGTCTTTCTTTAAGTTCAAAGATACAAAACATCATGAGCTCTGCACTTGTTCTTATTGTTATAATTTTATTTTTTATAATTTTGGGAAAAAGCGATTTGAAAGTCTTTTCCGATAATTATTTGGGCTATGATAAAATATCTTTGGCAAAAACCGCATCGATAATAGCTATAATCCCTTTTTTGTTTGTGGGCTTTGATGTAGTTCCGCAAGTGTCCTGCGATTTGGGATTTGCTCCGGCTAAGACACATTTGCCTACGATTATTTCCATAATTTTCGGCATCTTGCTATATAGCCTTTTAAACATGATAGGAGCTTTGAGCTATGGCCCTGAAGAAGCTGCTAAGGTTGAGTGGGCGGTTGCTTCATCAGTAACGAGCAAGACCGGCTCTATAGGTTTTTTCTTTTTACTTATTGCAATTTTTTCGGCTGTTACCGGAGGTATAAACGGCTTTATGATAAGCAGCAGCAAATTGCTTGGTGCCTTGTCTAATGAAAAGCTTTCTCCGGCTTTTTTGGGTAAAAAGAACGATAAGAATTTATACCCGAATGCAATTTTGTTTATTGCGGGCATAAGTTTAATAGGACCGTGGATAGGACGAGAAGTAATTATTTTGATTGTGGATATGGCCTCCGTGTTGGCCGCCTTGGCTTATACCTATGTGGGTATAATAGGAATTAGAAAAGGTAGAAATTTATTTGAAAAAACGATGTGTGCTTTTTCGGGTCTTATAGGTTTGATATTTATAGGCCTTCTTTTAATTCCGGGTTCACCGGCACAGTTGACAAAGGGTTCAATGTTTTTTTTGATAGCTTGGACGCTGCTGGGTTTTCTATTTTATAGATTCGGTACCCTCCGAAAAGAAAAAAGTACAGAGTAGTTTATAAGGAGTTTTGTATGAAAAAAATCGAAAACATTATCGGTTTTGCAGTGCTGATTTTAAGCATTGTTTTGGGTTCCGTTTTATTAAAGACGGATATGTTATTTTTTAGATGGGTTATAGGAATAGCCTTAGGCTATGTTTTAACCCGTTCATTGTTCGGCTTTGCAGGAAGTGTAAACAGAGCATATCGAACAGGCTCTACCAAACTTATGAGAGCTTTGATGCTGATGTTTGTAATTTCTGCAATTCTCACTTCTGCCTTTCTTATTTTTGGAGATGTTAAAAACTATGACCTTTGGATTAACCCTATCAACTTAGGTCTAATTTTAGGAGGACTCCTATTCGGTTTCGGAATGAGCTATTCCTCTTGCTGTGCAACAGGAACTCTTACGGACTTGGTTACAGGTTTACCCAGAGCCCTTATTACTCTTTTATTTTTCGGAATAGGTGTTTTTGTAGGCCTTCCCATACAGGCTAAACAGTCATGGATCAAAGATTCATTATTTAAAAGCGGAACAGGCAGCGGTGTTTTTATACCCGATTGGTTTGCTTCAAATGGAAAGGGCGGATATTTAGGAGCTATCATTGTAACAGCCATATTTGCCGGTATTGTTGTCGTAATTTCATATATGTATGAAAGTAAAAGGAAAAAGCAAAATAAATACTCCGGCGTAGGTTCCGAAAAAGAGCAGGACGCAGTAAAAGAACTTGATACACATAACTATAAATTTTTTAGTGCAACAACTTATAAAAAACTTTTTGTTGAACCGTGGTCTTTAACTATGGGGGCTGTTTTACTTTCTGTTTTGTTTACTCTTTTGATGGGTGTTACAAAGGAAGGTTGGGGAGCCTCAACTCCTTTTGGTTTTTGGTTTGGAAGACTGCTAAAGTTTTTCGGTATGAGTGTTGATTCCATTGTTGCTTTTACCGGAGGTAAACCGAAGCCCTATACAATGCCCTTCTTTGAGCATCCGGTTTTCGTTCAAAACATAGGTATTGTGGCCGGTACCGCAATATGTCTTTTTCTTGCAGGAAGTTTTACGAAAAGCTTTACATCGGAGTTAAAAATTAGGGTAAAAGACGTTATAGTTTTTGCAATCGGCGGTTTTGCGATGGGCTTTGGAACAAGGCTTTCAAACGGATGTAATGTCGGAGCCTTGTATACTCCAATTGCAAACTTTTCACTTTCAGGATGGATATTTTTAATTTGTCTTGTCGGCGGAGGTTTTTTAGGAAACTATACCTTAAAGCTGATTAATAAAAAGAAATAAGTTTAAAAAGAACCTCGAAGAAGCTCTGCTTTTCGAGGTTCTTTAAATTTCAGTTTTGGTCTATTAAAGATTCGGCTAAAATTTTTAAAGCCTGCCTTGAAACATTTCCGTCGATTGAAATTGCTTCTAAAAAAATATTTTCCGGAACAACGGCTAAAAGACAGTCCGTTACTGCAACAGCCGTACCCGTCCTCTTTCCGTTTAAAAGACATGCAAACTCTCCAAACAGGTCTCCTTTTTCCAAATCTAAAATTTTATTTGATGTTGTAACCCTTACTGAGCCTTCTATTATGTAGTAAATATCGCTTGATATATCTTCGTAGTAAAATATTACCTCACCGGCTTTTACTTCGATAGCTTTTTTTCTATATTCCTTGGGAGGTTCTATAAAAAGATGTCTTAAAAGCTGATTAAAAAAACCGGGAGCATCTTCTTTTGGGAGCCTATAAAGCTGTGAAATAATAAAGCTGTTAAAAAACTGATTTACATACATAAACTGTGCAAAAAAAACAAAGAAGAAAAAGAAAAACCAGACTTGAATTAAGACGAGTATTACGTTTGTAAAAAGTCCGTATACAAATGTAAATTTAACTGTAGACCTAAAAAAAATAAAAAATATCTTTACAAAATAATAAGATAGAGTACAGGCTGCGGATGAAAGAAAAGCCGTTTTAAAAGAGGGCTTTATGGGCGGCATCAAATAATATATCAAACAGACAAATAGCTGCATAAAAATGACGGGAATAAATCTAAATA is from Treponema denticola and encodes:
- a CDS encoding APC family permease; this translates as MKDKKIPAKVKGLSKFDVLNLVIGSIIGWGSFILPGTLFLPNSGVINTVLGLCIGGLFVIVIQKSYQVMLSNHVGEGGEFSYTLTNMGKLHGFVVGWSLSLCYLSMIPLNATAYVLILRKIFGKVMLWGYMYDFGPTSVYLADILIASVPIIVFTLINLRGLSLSSKIQNIMSSALVLIVIILFFIILGKSDLKVFSDNYLGYDKISLAKTASIIAIIPFLFVGFDVVPQVSCDLGFAPAKTHLPTIISIIFGILLYSLLNMIGALSYGPEEAAKVEWAVASSVTSKTGSIGFFFLLIAIFSAVTGGINGFMISSSKLLGALSNEKLSPAFLGKKNDKNLYPNAILFIAGISLIGPWIGREVIILIVDMASVLAALAYTYVGIIGIRKGRNLFEKTMCAFSGLIGLIFIGLLLIPGSPAQLTKGSMFFLIAWTLLGFLFYRFGTLRKEKSTE
- a CDS encoding YeeE/YedE family protein, which codes for MKKIENIIGFAVLILSIVLGSVLLKTDMLFFRWVIGIALGYVLTRSLFGFAGSVNRAYRTGSTKLMRALMLMFVISAILTSAFLIFGDVKNYDLWINPINLGLILGGLLFGFGMSYSSCCATGTLTDLVTGLPRALITLLFFGIGVFVGLPIQAKQSWIKDSLFKSGTGSGVFIPDWFASNGKGGYLGAIIVTAIFAGIVVVISYMYESKRKKQNKYSGVGSEKEQDAVKELDTHNYKFFSATTYKKLFVEPWSLTMGAVLLSVLFTLLMGVTKEGWGASTPFGFWFGRLLKFFGMSVDSIVAFTGGKPKPYTMPFFEHPVFVQNIGIVAGTAICLFLAGSFTKSFTSELKIRVKDVIVFAIGGFAMGFGTRLSNGCNVGALYTPIANFSLSGWIFLICLVGGGFLGNYTLKLINKKK
- a CDS encoding YhjD/YihY/BrkB family envelope integrity protein; protein product: MKKEKSNSQKFLAWYERVVQEQKKGIYDFNQKIYITIVSFVNNDLLTTAAAGAYNFLMSALPIFILTLTILLRVLKQSPQQIKEAIRALSIFQNTVNLDRFFHFLLNVNSFSFFEFIVLIFVLWMARRFFATIQHSIRKVYRKKIKITPLKTSLIVILGEIIVVILLVFLFIFLITGSAVFRSDFAQPVFSPNLFSLLRNLFRFIPVIFMQLFVCLIYYLMPPIKPSFKTAFLSSAACTLSYYFVKIFFIFFRSTVKFTFVYGLFTNVILVLIQVWFFFFFFVFFAQFMYVNQFFNSFIISQLYRLPKEDAPGFFNQLLRHLFIEPPKEYRKKAIEVKAGEVIFYYEDISSDIYYIIEGSVRVTTSNKILDLEKGDLFGEFACLLNGKRTGTAVAVTDCLLAVVPENIFLEAISIDGNVSRQALKILAESLIDQN